In Saprospiraceae bacterium, one DNA window encodes the following:
- a CDS encoding biotin-dependent carboxyltransferase family protein, with protein sequence MDIVIEQVIQVTRPGIFCALQDIGRFGYRHLGVPCSGASDRQSMMHVNSLLQNTTKTPVLEIFGAGSIFEIISSCTVCFGGAKALIRLNGQESDFSKPHKCSSGDIIHIEKLLSGAILYLGISGGFYAPSVMESVSFIKDTHLSNFKKGDVLYAHISSEKHRKPTATLKATIIDKMSKIKVFKGPEFDILSDESRKKISEQSFSITSQSNRMGYRLSGMPLVAPSDKDILTSAVGPGVVQLLPNGQLIVLMRDCQTTGGYPRILIADESDINQLAQRRPGETVHFALKD encoded by the coding sequence ATGGATATAGTCATCGAACAGGTAATCCAGGTCACCAGGCCCGGAATATTTTGTGCCTTGCAGGATATCGGAAGATTTGGCTACAGGCACCTCGGAGTACCTTGCTCAGGAGCATCAGACAGGCAAAGTATGATGCATGTCAATAGTTTGTTGCAAAATACAACAAAAACTCCTGTGCTTGAAATATTTGGAGCAGGAAGTATATTTGAAATTATTTCATCCTGTACAGTTTGTTTTGGAGGAGCAAAAGCACTTATCAGACTAAATGGTCAGGAATCTGACTTTTCAAAGCCTCATAAGTGTAGTTCAGGAGACATAATTCACATTGAAAAATTATTATCAGGAGCAATACTATATCTTGGTATTTCAGGGGGATTTTATGCTCCATCCGTGATGGAGAGTGTTTCGTTCATTAAAGATACCCATCTTTCCAATTTTAAAAAAGGCGACGTACTTTATGCTCACATTTCCTCCGAAAAACATCGAAAGCCAACAGCAACTTTAAAAGCTACAATAATCGATAAGATGAGTAAAATCAAAGTATTCAAAGGTCCGGAATTTGACATACTCAGTGATGAATCCCGAAAAAAGATATCTGAACAATCATTCAGTATCACATCACAGAGCAACAGAATGGGGTATAGACTGTCAGGAATGCCTTTGGTTGCACCATCTGACAAAGATATCCTTACATCAGCAGTTGGTCCGGGAGTGGTTCAATTGCTTCCAAATGGTCAGTTGATCGTACTTATGAGAGATTGCCAGACAACAGGAGGATATCCCCGGATTTTGATCGCAGATGAATCTGACATCAATCAGCTTGCTCAGAGAAGACCCGGAGAAACCGTGCATTTTGCCCTTAAAGATTGA
- a CDS encoding 2Fe-2S iron-sulfur cluster binding domain-containing protein: MSFYSLKICKIVSETTDAKTLNFEIPADLKSIFQFKAGQFLTIKVMVNGAEIRRAYSLCTSPDADLPGVTVKKVLKGKLSVYLNDVIREGDFVDVMPPEGHFTLQPDHLLLREHYFIAAGSGITPVMSMIGTVLEHEPKSKCYLLYGNRNEENIIFKKELDQISFKYEDQLYITHVLSQPIVKKTGGIGGLFAKKEVDWKGLKGRINSTHIQNFIGESKSQQPERHYYICGPGDMIDMAEKTLLAFGIDKKYIHKEYFTTSSHQDHTDHGTTEAIVSVTLKGDTYDIVVPKGKTILDVLVDMKKDPPYSCTSGACSTCMAKVTQGDVAMDSCYALDDDEVAAGYILTCQSHPKSRKVEMTFDI; encoded by the coding sequence ATGAGTTTTTATTCTCTAAAAATCTGTAAAATTGTATCTGAAACAACAGATGCGAAGACTTTGAACTTTGAAATACCTGCTGATTTAAAATCTATATTTCAATTCAAAGCGGGACAGTTTCTTACAATCAAGGTTATGGTCAATGGTGCGGAAATCAGAAGAGCATACTCTTTATGTACTTCTCCGGACGCCGATCTCCCGGGTGTGACTGTAAAAAAAGTACTTAAAGGCAAGTTGTCCGTGTATTTGAATGATGTGATTCGCGAAGGTGACTTTGTCGACGTGATGCCTCCTGAGGGACATTTTACACTTCAGCCTGACCACCTTTTATTAAGGGAACATTATTTTATAGCAGCAGGTAGCGGGATCACTCCTGTGATGTCGATGATCGGTACTGTATTGGAACATGAGCCTAAAAGCAAATGCTATTTGCTTTATGGTAACAGAAATGAAGAAAATATCATTTTCAAAAAAGAGCTGGATCAAATCTCATTTAAATACGAGGATCAACTGTATATAACCCATGTCTTAAGTCAGCCAATTGTCAAAAAAACTGGCGGTATAGGTGGTTTATTTGCCAAAAAAGAAGTGGATTGGAAAGGTTTAAAGGGGAGAATTAATTCAACCCATATTCAAAATTTTATCGGTGAAAGTAAGTCTCAACAGCCTGAAAGACATTACTACATTTGTGGTCCGGGCGATATGATAGATATGGCTGAAAAGACTCTTTTAGCATTTGGTATCGACAAAAAGTATATACACAAAGAGTATTTTACTACATCTTCACATCAGGATCATACTGATCATGGCACCACTGAAGCCATCGTGTCAGTCACCCTCAAAGGTGATACATATGATATAGTAGTACCCAAAGGAAAAACAATACTGGATGTCCTCGTTGATATGAAAAAAGATCCTCCTTACTCATGTACGAGTGGTGCCTGCTCTACCTGTATGGCAAAGGTGACGCAGGGTGATGTGGCTATGGATTCCTGTTATGCTCTGGATGATGATGAAGTGGCAGCTGGTTATATTCTCACCTGTCAATCTCATCCCAAGTCCCGGAAGGTTGAGATGACTTTTGACATTTAG
- a CDS encoding glycosyltransferase family 2 protein, with protein sequence MPVKLSVIIPAYNEENTIRSILERINEVILIGGVTKEIIIVNDCSRDNTEKIVLEYKDAHPDIEISYYRHSINKGKGAALHTGIKEAKGDLIIVQDADLEYDPNEFNLLLKPVLDGFADVVYGSRFIGGNAHRILFFWHSIGNKVLTFMSNAMTNLNLTDMETCYKLWKSDIVKSLDLKEKRFGFEPEVTAKIARNPNIRIYEVGISYYGRTYAEGKKINWKDGFRAIYCILKYNLWAR encoded by the coding sequence ATGCCTGTAAAGCTTTCTGTAATTATCCCTGCATACAATGAAGAGAATACTATCCGGTCCATTCTCGAAAGAATCAATGAAGTAATTCTCATCGGAGGCGTCACCAAAGAAATAATTATTGTGAATGATTGTTCAAGAGATAACACAGAAAAAATTGTTTTGGAATATAAAGATGCTCACCCTGACATAGAAATTTCGTATTATCGTCATAGTATAAACAAGGGCAAAGGTGCAGCCCTTCACACAGGTATCAAGGAAGCAAAAGGTGATCTGATCATCGTACAGGATGCTGATCTGGAATATGATCCTAATGAATTCAATCTACTGCTGAAGCCAGTCCTGGATGGTTTTGCTGATGTCGTATACGGGTCCAGATTTATTGGAGGCAATGCACACAGAATTTTATTTTTTTGGCATTCTATTGGTAATAAAGTCCTGACCTTTATGTCCAATGCCATGACCAATCTCAATCTGACTGATATGGAGACATGTTACAAATTGTGGAAATCAGACATTGTAAAAAGTCTCGACTTGAAAGAAAAACGTTTTGGTTTTGAGCCGGAAGTAACAGCCAAAATAGCCAGAAACCCCAATATCAGAATATATGAAGTGGGTATTTCATACTACGGCCGTACATATGCTGAAGGTAAAAAGATCAACTGGAAAGATGGTTTCAGAGCCATCTATTGTATCCTGAAATACAACCTTTGGGCAAGATAA
- a CDS encoding aminopeptidase P family protein — MNTNQKLAALRNSMKKDGIQGIIIPSSDPHQSEYVSAHWQERTWISGFTGSAGIVAVTADHAGLWTDSRYFLQAEMQLKESEMVLHKMYNQFATPYVDFLASELPKGSKVAVNGMMFSKSTIESFHNTLSLAGIELLHRIDLISEVWLDRPPLSDAPALFHEDKFSGKSISNKLSEIRAEMSQRNADYHLITALDDFAWALNVRGNDVDYNPVAIAYAVIGKSESHVFIHQDKPSAAVKSQWAKNKIVLHDYDQIVGFLNKLPEKTSILVDPAICSQTLYEAINAQIVHGTSIPKGLKAIKNETEIKHLRSVMKKDGAALANTFYWLEQSLAERTKIDEVTVAKKLAENRSKQKFYHGESFGAIIGYRDNGAVIHYHPEPETCKTIDPDGILLVDSGGQYCDGTTDITRTFALSAPTDEQKKAYTLILKGMIALSRAKFPEGTTGAQLDTLARQFLWAEGMNYLHGTGHGVGFFLNVHEAPQGFGPVHSERGRTVHLPGMLSSNEPGYYKDGEFGMRIENLILAVKSAITGFLEFETYTLYPFDHALIDKTRLTKEEVFWINNYHKTSYAGIAPLLKGEVKEWFKNKCRKV, encoded by the coding sequence ATGAACACCAATCAAAAGCTGGCAGCACTCCGTAATTCGATGAAAAAAGATGGTATTCAAGGTATCATCATTCCTTCCAGTGATCCACACCAAAGTGAATATGTCTCCGCGCACTGGCAGGAGCGTACATGGATATCAGGATTTACAGGTTCGGCAGGTATAGTTGCTGTGACAGCCGATCACGCAGGGCTTTGGACGGATTCACGATATTTTCTTCAAGCAGAGATGCAATTGAAAGAGAGTGAAATGGTACTTCACAAGATGTATAATCAATTTGCCACTCCATATGTGGATTTTCTCGCATCTGAATTGCCCAAGGGCTCCAAAGTAGCAGTCAATGGCATGATGTTTTCAAAATCTACGATTGAATCTTTTCATAATACACTATCCTTAGCAGGCATAGAATTATTGCATCGCATCGACCTGATCTCAGAAGTGTGGTTGGATCGGCCACCCTTGTCTGACGCTCCTGCACTATTTCACGAAGATAAGTTTTCAGGAAAGTCTATTTCAAATAAACTTTCTGAAATCAGGGCAGAAATGAGTCAAAGAAATGCAGATTATCATCTTATCACAGCCCTTGATGATTTTGCCTGGGCGCTCAATGTAAGAGGCAATGATGTAGATTACAATCCTGTGGCAATAGCGTATGCTGTCATTGGAAAATCAGAAAGTCATGTATTCATACATCAGGACAAACCATCTGCTGCAGTTAAAAGTCAATGGGCAAAAAATAAAATCGTGCTCCATGATTATGACCAGATCGTTGGTTTCTTAAACAAATTGCCTGAGAAAACGTCCATTTTGGTTGACCCGGCTATCTGTAGTCAAACCCTGTACGAAGCTATCAATGCACAAATAGTTCATGGGACTTCTATTCCGAAAGGGTTGAAAGCAATTAAGAACGAAACAGAAATAAAACATCTGAGATCTGTGATGAAGAAAGATGGTGCGGCGCTTGCTAATACATTTTATTGGTTAGAACAGTCACTTGCTGAAAGAACAAAGATTGATGAAGTCACTGTTGCAAAAAAACTTGCCGAAAACAGATCGAAGCAGAAATTTTATCATGGAGAGAGCTTTGGTGCCATCATAGGATATAGAGATAATGGTGCTGTGATCCATTATCATCCTGAACCAGAGACTTGTAAAACTATTGATCCTGATGGCATTTTGCTTGTAGATAGCGGAGGTCAGTATTGCGATGGCACCACAGATATTACCAGAACATTTGCACTCAGCGCTCCTACAGACGAGCAGAAAAAAGCATATACGCTGATACTGAAAGGAATGATAGCACTTTCCAGAGCAAAATTTCCTGAAGGCACCACGGGTGCACAGTTGGATACACTCGCGCGTCAATTTCTCTGGGCTGAAGGCATGAATTATCTGCATGGAACCGGACATGGTGTCGGGTTTTTTCTCAATGTTCACGAGGCTCCACAAGGATTTGGACCGGTACATTCTGAAAGAGGCAGGACTGTACATCTGCCGGGTATGCTGAGCAGTAATGAACCAGGATACTACAAAGATGGAGAATTCGGTATGCGCATAGAAAATCTAATTCTCGCTGTCAAGTCAGCAATAACAGGATTTCTTGAGTTTGAAACATACACATTGTATCCTTTTGATCATGCGCTGATAGATAAAACCAGACTCACAAAAGAGGAAGTTTTCTGGATCAACAACTATCATAAAACATCTTATGCCGGTATAGCACCGCTACTCAAAGGGGAAGTGAAAGAGTGGTTTAAAAATAAATGCAGGAAAGTGTAG
- the rpoN gene encoding RNA polymerase factor sigma-54 produces the protein MLKQSLSQKMLQKLSPQQIQLMKLLQIPTANLDQRIEEELESNPALEEGDDYDDVFDLEKEGFESSKESEISQENDGPEYEFDDYLNEYLDDDPSNYKLRGDEYLNEEEKSMPVPVESSLHENLDKQLGMLNLDENQTIIANQIIGSIDEDGYLRREPNSIVDDVLFAYNIETTLPEVNSIIRKIQKFEPAGICARTLQECLILQLEDRIEKEPEVHFLQRKAALKILKDFFDEFTKKHYIRMKKQLNLSDTELKEIIDEIIKLNPKPASTVESNFQSQYIIPDFIITNRDGELELSLNSKNAPDLRINDQYMEMLKGYRETIQGRRATKPEKDAVLFIKQKIDSAKWFIDAIKQRQDTLFRTMYAIMKYQYDYFASGDERRIKPMILKDLAEVTGLDISTVSRVANSKFVQTEFGTKRLKEFFSESMQAQDGSEVSTLEVKTILSDEVTREDKTKPLSDERLMEILSERGYNIARRTIAKYREQLNIPVARLRKELR, from the coding sequence ATGTTGAAACAGAGTCTGAGTCAGAAGATGTTGCAAAAGCTGTCTCCCCAACAGATACAGCTAATGAAGTTATTGCAGATACCTACTGCCAACCTTGATCAAAGGATAGAAGAAGAGCTTGAATCCAATCCTGCCCTTGAAGAGGGAGACGATTATGATGATGTATTTGATCTTGAGAAGGAAGGTTTTGAGTCATCAAAAGAATCAGAAATAAGTCAGGAAAATGATGGTCCGGAATATGAATTTGATGATTATCTCAATGAGTACCTCGATGATGATCCTTCCAATTATAAGCTAAGGGGAGATGAGTATCTTAATGAAGAGGAAAAAAGCATGCCTGTTCCTGTAGAGAGTTCACTGCATGAAAATCTCGACAAACAGCTTGGCATGCTTAATCTGGATGAAAATCAAACCATCATTGCCAATCAAATCATAGGCTCTATAGATGAAGATGGCTACCTGAGACGGGAACCAAATTCCATAGTAGATGATGTCCTCTTTGCCTACAATATCGAAACGACACTACCCGAAGTCAACAGCATAATCAGAAAGATTCAGAAATTCGAACCAGCCGGTATTTGTGCCAGGACACTTCAGGAATGTCTTATTTTACAACTCGAGGACAGAATAGAAAAAGAGCCTGAAGTGCATTTTTTACAAAGAAAAGCTGCACTCAAAATACTCAAAGACTTCTTTGATGAGTTTACTAAAAAGCACTACATCAGGATGAAAAAACAACTCAATCTTTCAGATACGGAGTTGAAAGAAATCATTGATGAAATTATAAAACTAAATCCTAAACCAGCAAGTACTGTCGAGAGCAACTTTCAGAGTCAATATATCATACCTGATTTTATCATTACCAATCGAGACGGTGAGCTGGAACTTTCGCTCAACAGTAAAAATGCTCCTGATCTGCGCATCAATGACCAATATATGGAAATGCTCAAGGGCTATCGGGAGACTATCCAGGGGCGTCGGGCCACCAAGCCTGAGAAAGATGCAGTCCTTTTTATAAAACAAAAAATCGACTCAGCTAAGTGGTTTATTGATGCCATAAAACAAAGACAGGATACATTGTTCAGAACGATGTACGCAATCATGAAATATCAGTACGATTACTTTGCGTCTGGCGATGAGCGCAGGATAAAACCAATGATACTCAAGGACCTTGCTGAAGTGACGGGATTGGACATTTCGACAGTCAGTCGTGTGGCCAATTCTAAATTTGTACAAACGGAGTTTGGAACAAAAAGATTGAAAGAATTCTTTTCAGAATCTATGCAGGCACAAGATGGAAGCGAAGTATCTACACTGGAAGTTAAGACAATCCTTTCGGATGAGGTCACGCGAGAAGATAAAACAAAACCACTTTCTGATGAACGATTGATGGAAATTCTGTCAGAAAGAGGGTACAATATTGCACGCAGAACGATTGCAAAATATCGGGAACAACTCAATATCCCTGTAGCAAGACTCCGAAAAGAACTTAGATAA
- the galE gene encoding UDP-glucose 4-epimerase GalE: MLKKKVLVTGGTGYIGSHTIIDLLENGFDVVCADNGCNSDTSSLLAIEKITGVKVPYFHIDLCDLSGAETIFKSHPDIQGVIHFAALKAVGESVEKPIPYFRNNIDSLINTLDLSVRYNVKAFIFSSSCTVYGDVSSSPVDENTPLQEAASPYGRTKQIGEQIITDTIKNKALKSILLRYFNPAGAHPSGLLGESPVNPPQNLVPVITETAIGKRSTMTVYGDDYPTRDGSCIRDYIHVCDLAHAHTLALQYIFDGHQAVQTEIFNVGIGNGLTVLEIIKAFEKVSGETLNYEIGGRRPGDIMAIYSDYRKAKNLLGWQPKYNVNDIMHTAWLWEKNRSSQK, encoded by the coding sequence ATTTTGAAGAAGAAAGTTTTGGTCACAGGTGGTACTGGCTATATCGGTAGCCACACGATCATAGATCTTTTAGAAAATGGTTTTGATGTCGTATGCGCTGACAATGGATGCAATTCTGATACATCATCACTTCTTGCTATAGAAAAAATCACAGGTGTGAAGGTACCCTATTTTCATATAGATTTATGTGATTTGAGTGGAGCAGAGACGATTTTTAAATCTCATCCAGATATACAGGGTGTGATACATTTTGCAGCACTTAAGGCTGTCGGTGAGTCGGTGGAAAAGCCCATTCCGTACTTTCGAAATAATATTGATTCATTGATTAATACACTTGATCTCAGTGTCAGGTATAATGTCAAAGCCTTTATCTTTTCGTCATCATGTACTGTGTATGGCGATGTTTCTTCCAGCCCTGTGGACGAAAATACGCCTCTGCAGGAAGCGGCCTCACCATATGGGCGCACAAAACAGATAGGTGAGCAGATCATCACTGACACTATCAAAAACAAAGCGCTTAAAAGCATACTATTAAGATATTTTAATCCCGCAGGTGCTCATCCCAGTGGATTGCTTGGCGAATCGCCTGTCAACCCACCTCAGAATCTTGTACCGGTAATCACTGAAACCGCCATAGGAAAACGCAGCACTATGACAGTATATGGTGATGATTATCCCACCAGAGATGGGAGTTGTATACGCGACTATATCCACGTATGTGATCTGGCACATGCCCACACACTTGCGCTACAGTATATCTTTGACGGACATCAAGCAGTGCAAACAGAAATATTTAATGTAGGGATCGGCAATGGACTGACAGTGTTGGAAATCATTAAAGCATTTGAAAAAGTATCAGGTGAAACGCTCAACTATGAAATAGGTGGCAGACGTCCGGGTGACATCATGGCAATATATTCAGATTATCGCAAAGCCAAAAATCTCTTGGGATGGCAGCCCAAATATAATGTAAATGACATCATGCACACTGCATGGCTTTGGGAGAAAAACAGGAGTAGTCAAAAATAA